The Planctellipticum variicoloris DNA window CCTCGGTTCCTTCGCCGTTCGGCCCGTGGCAGTTGGCGCAGAGCTGCTGGTAGATCTGCTCGCCGGTGCGCGGTTCGGCGGCGTGCGCGGCGGTTGCGCACATTCCACAAGCGATGAGACAGGTCAGGAACGACTTCATGGCAGGCTCGGGCGGGAGGATTTGCAGGGGTCGCTTGCAGGGAAGCGGGCCTGCGGCGGGCACTCTCCATTTTAGAGGGGGTCAACCCTGCCTGCCAATCGGAACTCCCACATCTCGACAGTTCCGTGGAATCGAATGTACACTTTTCCGGTTGTCAGCCAGGACCGCCGGGGCGCGCAGTCGCGTCGTCTGCGGCATCGATCGGGCTCAAGTCAGGGGATGAACATGGCGCAGGACATTGTTGAGTTGGCGCGGCGCTGGTTCGAGGAAGTCTGGAACGAACGTCGGGAAGCGACGATCGAAGATCTCTTGTCGCCCGAGAGCGTCTGCTTCGGGGAAAGCGGCCCGGTCATCGGCCACGTCCAGTTCCGCGAGCAGATGTACGCCCCGCTGCTGGCTGCGTTTCCGGATGTCCGCGTCACCATCGATGACATCCTGGGCGTGGGAGACCAGGCCGTGGTCCGCTGGACGGCGACGGGGACCCATACGGGAACCGGAATGGGGATCAGCCCGACGCGCAAGCCGGTGACGTT harbors:
- a CDS encoding ester cyclase encodes the protein MAQDIVELARRWFEEVWNERREATIEDLLSPESVCFGESGPVIGHVQFREQMYAPLLAAFPDVRVTIDDILGVGDQAVVRWTATGTHTGTGMGISPTRKPVTFQGMTWIHARDGKLLQGWQSSNIAETIRSLAESAD